In Aciduliprofundum sp. MAR08-339, a single window of DNA contains:
- the gdhA gene encoding NADP-specific glutamate dehydrogenase, with protein MNAKEYVENVIENVKAKNPAQPEFHQAVTEVLHTLIPVIEKNPKYMKHKILERITEPERVVMFRVTWEDDNGELHVNRGYRIEFNGAIGPYKGGLRFHPTVTLGVLKFLGFEQIFKNALTGIPMGGAKGGSDFDPHGKSDAEVRRFCENFMMELYRHIGPNTDVPAGDIGVGGREIGYLFGAYRKIVNRWEGVLTGKGLNWGGSLIRPEATGYGATYYLIEMLKKFKGKKDLKGYNVAISGSGNVAQFASKKVTEYGGKVVTLSDSKGTMYLPDGINDDIWNAVYETKAIKHGRLQEVAEKFDLPWFPGKKAWEVAAKEAGEVHIAFPSATQNEINLEDAKILTNAGLIAVVEGANMPSTLDAINHYFENDVLFGPAKAANAGGVAVSGLEMSQNAQFTYWTAEEVDRKLHNIMVNIFNTGVKYAEKYDKPTNLLLGSNIGGFVKVADSMLDQGIY; from the coding sequence ATGAATGCAAAGGAATATGTGGAAAATGTTATAGAGAACGTCAAGGCAAAGAATCCAGCACAGCCCGAATTTCATCAGGCTGTAACCGAGGTTCTGCACACACTGATACCTGTGATAGAGAAGAATCCCAAGTACATGAAGCACAAGATTCTTGAGAGAATAACCGAGCCAGAGCGCGTAGTTATGTTTCGTGTTACCTGGGAGGATGACAATGGCGAGCTGCACGTGAATCGCGGTTACAGAATTGAGTTCAATGGAGCAATTGGCCCGTACAAGGGCGGTTTGAGGTTCCACCCAACCGTGACCCTTGGTGTGCTCAAGTTCCTCGGATTTGAGCAGATATTCAAGAATGCCCTTACTGGCATACCCATGGGCGGTGCCAAGGGCGGTAGTGATTTTGACCCCCATGGCAAGAGCGATGCTGAGGTGCGCCGCTTCTGCGAGAATTTCATGATGGAGCTCTACAGGCATATTGGCCCGAATACCGATGTTCCTGCCGGAGATATCGGTGTTGGTGGTCGAGAGATTGGTTATCTCTTTGGTGCCTACAGGAAGATTGTGAATCGCTGGGAAGGCGTGCTGACAGGTAAGGGTCTCAACTGGGGTGGATCACTCATAAGGCCTGAGGCTACAGGTTATGGAGCCACGTATTACCTCATTGAGATGCTCAAGAAGTTCAAGGGCAAGAAGGACCTTAAGGGTTACAATGTGGCCATATCCGGCAGCGGTAATGTGGCCCAGTTTGCCTCAAAGAAGGTCACCGAGTATGGTGGTAAGGTCGTGACACTCTCAGATTCAAAGGGTACGATGTATCTGCCCGATGGTATAAACGATGATATATGGAATGCTGTTTACGAGACCAAGGCCATAAAGCATGGCAGGCTGCAGGAAGTGGCTGAGAAATTCGATCTGCCCTGGTTCCCTGGCAAGAAGGCATGGGAAGTTGCCGCCAAGGAAGCAGGAGAGGTTCACATAGCATTCCCAAGCGCTACCCAGAACGAAATCAATCTGGAGGATGCCAAGATACTCACCAACGCCGGATTGATTGCTGTGGTTGAGGGTGCCAACATGCCAAGCACGCTGGATGCAATCAACCACTACTTTGAGAACGATGTGCTCTTCGGACCTGCAAAGGCAGCCAATGCAGGAGGCGTGGCTGTGAGCGGTCTTGAGATGAGCCAGAACGCCCAGTTCACCTACTGGACAGCAGAGGAAGTTGATCGCAAGTTGCACAACATAATGGTGAACATATTCAACACCGGAGTCAAGTATGCAGAGAAGTACGACAAGCCAACCAACCTGCTGCTCGGATCCAACATTGGTGGATTCGTGAAAGTGGCAGACTCCATGCTCGATCAGGGCATTTACTAA
- a CDS encoding glycosyltransferase family 2 protein, producing the protein MRVRNLTLFLIPVILAIIFSLIVGVRNPAIILAFFIIFDAVSSVISSFIFITYWHKSKKYKELLVSYLKPRGGVEGKIAIVIPVYNEDPWTVVQTAVAAKMAAEGYGDVYVLDDSTDDEIRKKLDEYAKEYEFIVFRRGSRKGYKAGAVNSWLRKHGESYDFMMILDADQRPMPGFAKHILSMFDDPDVAFVQVPQYYSRLDTTIALAAHLQLIPFLRVVMRARHINHSAFSLGSGTVFRIKPLMEVGGLYEKTVTEDIYTSILLHEKGYKSKYLDIPLVWYGEAPLDLKAYWIQQNRWSAGGFQLIPKLLDAKLSTRQLVDYMNGVFYWLHVGLLTMIDIIAPVLFLIFGIYFMSVEPLYYLVFYGSIFAFTFIFYILSMRDYKYGLREYMYHQGIQFVASLPVTIALFQWLTGRKKSFRVTPKKKKMGDVVRYHIYFMTVIVMLSLSIVFGVLKLIYGQWHMLYAYLINMFWAVWWLWLSISAFYVSLSRPVPKRVRERARQTYEGLEITVVDMLACGIEFEKLIGRYYVTLANMYPKYEKVLIDIAKDSFRHARIYEKILNLAKERWGKSMEEQCSGISSYLKNIEDMEKRCGRIPFKECLLPQEEISMYVYAHLVLESCRFIPKKLMDEVEGIAREELDHNRRIRELATGE; encoded by the coding sequence ATGAGAGTTAGAAATTTAACTTTGTTCCTTATTCCGGTAATTCTCGCCATAATATTCTCTCTCATAGTGGGGGTGAGAAACCCTGCAATCATACTCGCCTTCTTCATAATATTTGACGCGGTGAGTTCGGTAATCTCCTCGTTCATATTCATAACCTACTGGCATAAGAGCAAGAAATACAAGGAGCTATTGGTATCTTACTTGAAACCAAGGGGAGGAGTTGAGGGAAAGATAGCCATAGTGATACCTGTCTACAACGAGGATCCCTGGACGGTTGTGCAAACAGCTGTGGCTGCAAAGATGGCTGCGGAGGGATACGGGGATGTTTACGTTCTTGATGATTCCACAGATGATGAAATAAGAAAAAAACTTGATGAGTATGCTAAGGAATACGAGTTCATCGTTTTCAGGAGAGGAAGCCGGAAGGGATACAAGGCAGGAGCTGTGAATTCCTGGTTGAGAAAGCACGGGGAGAGTTACGATTTCATGATGATTCTTGATGCTGACCAGAGGCCCATGCCAGGGTTTGCAAAGCACATACTTAGCATGTTTGACGATCCAGATGTGGCCTTCGTTCAGGTACCCCAGTACTATTCAAGATTGGATACCACCATAGCCCTGGCTGCACATTTGCAGCTAATACCATTTCTGAGGGTTGTGATGAGGGCAAGGCATATAAATCACAGTGCATTCAGCCTGGGAAGTGGCACGGTATTTAGAATCAAGCCCCTGATGGAAGTTGGCGGATTATACGAGAAGACGGTAACGGAGGATATTTACACATCCATTCTTCTTCACGAGAAGGGATACAAGAGCAAGTACCTTGACATACCCCTGGTTTGGTATGGAGAGGCGCCCCTGGACCTCAAGGCCTACTGGATACAGCAGAACAGATGGTCTGCGGGTGGTTTTCAGCTCATACCCAAACTACTGGATGCAAAGCTCTCAACTCGCCAGCTTGTGGATTATATGAACGGTGTGTTTTACTGGCTTCACGTGGGTCTGCTAACGATGATAGACATAATAGCTCCCGTGCTGTTTCTCATCTTTGGAATATACTTTATGAGTGTTGAGCCACTCTACTACCTCGTATTCTATGGGTCAATTTTTGCCTTCACGTTCATATTTTACATACTATCAATGAGGGATTACAAGTACGGATTGAGAGAGTATATGTATCACCAGGGAATACAGTTCGTAGCATCTCTTCCCGTGACCATCGCGCTGTTTCAGTGGCTTACCGGTCGCAAAAAATCGTTTAGGGTAACTCCAAAGAAAAAGAAGATGGGGGATGTTGTAAGGTATCACATATACTTCATGACTGTCATAGTGATGCTCTCCCTGTCAATAGTATTCGGGGTTCTGAAACTCATTTACGGACAATGGCACATGCTCTATGCATACCTGATCAACATGTTCTGGGCCGTATGGTGGCTGTGGCTCTCAATAAGTGCCTTCTATGTTTCCCTCTCCAGGCCCGTGCCAAAAAGGGTGAGGGAGAGAGCCAGGCAGACCTACGAGGGCCTAGAAATAACAGTCGTGGATATGCTTGCCTGCGGTATAGAGTTTGAAAAACTTATTGGAAGGTATTACGTGACCCTTGCGAATATGTATCCTAAGTATGAGAAGGTTCTAATTGATATAGCCAAGGACTCATTCAGACACGCGAGAATCTACGAGAAGATTTTGAATCTGGCCAAGGAAAGGTGGGGCAAGAGTATGGAGGAACAGTGCAGCGGTATAAGTTCTTACTTGAAGAATATAGAGGATATGGAAAAAAGATGTGGGAGAATCCCATTCAAGGAATGCCTCCTTCCGCAGGAGGAGATTTCCATGTACGTGTATGCCCATCTGGTTCTGGAAAGCTGCAGGTTCATACCAAAAAAGCTCATGGACGAGGTTGAAGGCATAGCCAGGGAGGAACTTGATCACAACAGGAGGATAAGAGAACTTGCCACAGGAGAATAG
- the brxL gene encoding BREX system Lon protease-like protein BrxL, with amino-acid sequence MNELDDKIKRIFPEESVFKSPKEYRIFSGYNLPSFVKDWILRKFTDEYGNLDVDALKLFLNAHIAHKESKIKGTLLNDLKEVTLLARIVVDPDIKSGILRFSIPDIGIKPNEGRIPQYIAKKFPELKGGEVWGVVKLVYIPPEGKQRGAIEIVDYKPFKPYDVDVKYFREKRKEFTLEEWIDLMIRSMEYNPDGFESLSQKLLFLARLLVFVEPNLNMIELAPKGTGKSYTFNNLSKYGWVISGGVVSRAKLLYDVARSTPGIITRYDFVVLDEIETIKFTDPSELQGALKNYLESGNFSVADYRGVSSAGFMLLGNIPLKKDRKPLHNKYFVNLPKFFQDSALLDRFHGFIEGWRLPRMREDLKLRGYALNVEYFSEILHKLRTIPDFAKVVDSLLDIPKNADTRDTRAIVKISTGYLKLLFPHIHKVEDIYKKEFETFCLKPAIEMRKIIKKQISLIDNEFNDTLPEIKIRG; translated from the coding sequence ATGAATGAGTTAGATGATAAAATAAAGAGAATATTTCCAGAGGAATCCGTGTTTAAAAGTCCAAAAGAATATAGGATATTTTCTGGATATAATCTTCCATCTTTTGTCAAGGATTGGATATTAAGGAAGTTTACAGATGAGTATGGAAATTTGGATGTTGATGCTCTAAAGCTTTTTTTGAATGCCCATATTGCACATAAAGAGAGCAAAATAAAAGGAACTCTTTTAAACGATTTAAAAGAGGTCACATTGCTTGCGAGAATTGTAGTAGACCCAGATATAAAGTCAGGAATACTGAGATTTTCTATACCAGATATAGGTATAAAACCCAATGAGGGTCGGATTCCTCAGTATATTGCTAAAAAGTTCCCAGAATTAAAAGGAGGGGAAGTCTGGGGTGTCGTTAAATTAGTTTATATTCCGCCTGAAGGAAAACAAAGAGGAGCAATAGAAATAGTGGATTACAAACCATTTAAACCTTATGATGTGGATGTGAAATATTTCAGGGAGAAGCGAAAAGAATTTACTTTAGAAGAATGGATAGACCTTATGATACGTTCTATGGAATACAATCCCGATGGGTTTGAATCGCTTTCTCAAAAGTTATTATTTTTGGCTCGGCTTCTCGTTTTTGTTGAACCAAACTTGAATATGATAGAACTTGCTCCCAAAGGAACTGGCAAATCTTATACATTTAATAATCTAAGTAAATACGGTTGGGTTATAAGTGGTGGTGTTGTTTCAAGGGCAAAGTTGCTTTACGATGTTGCCCGTTCAACTCCTGGCATAATAACCCGCTATGATTTTGTAGTCTTGGATGAAATCGAAACTATAAAATTTACGGACCCAAGTGAATTACAAGGGGCTTTAAAAAATTATTTAGAATCAGGAAATTTTTCTGTAGCAGACTATAGAGGAGTTTCTTCTGCTGGATTTATGTTATTGGGAAACATCCCATTAAAAAAAGATAGAAAACCCCTACATAACAAATATTTCGTTAATTTACCAAAATTCTTTCAAGATTCTGCACTATTAGATAGATTTCATGGTTTCATTGAAGGATGGAGATTACCTAGAATGCGAGAAGATTTAAAGTTGAGAGGATATGCATTGAATGTAGAATATTTCTCCGAAATATTACACAAATTAAGAACAATACCTGATTTTGCTAAAGTAGTAGATTCTTTGTTAGATATACCTAAAAACGCTGACACGAGAGATACAAGAGCGATAGTGAAAATAAGCACAGGTTATTTAAAACTGCTTTTCCCGCATATACACAAAGTTGAAGATATTTATAAAAAAGAGTTTGAAACATTTTGTTTAAAACCAGCGATAGAAATGAGAAAAATCATTAAGAAGCAAATAAGTCTAATTGATAATGAGTTCAATGATACTTTACCCGAAATTAAAATAAGAGGTTGA
- the pglZ gene encoding BREX-4 system phosphatase PglZ, giving the protein MGVEDFHSLKELYARIKQDKNSKMPSDRRFPVRLIFLNSFEELREIIRFLVKNCNVESREITELLSDKNRWLTTDEIVNWIREISNNAVVVPLSEFLRFQSKEDFYITLKSLTEIEKQNNIRIYIPLVGLWERFEQEFWTNFYRKEEWASVWKLETSSQKTIIYQINFDLDYKNLLLENFVLVSTTEEWLSVWKRENVKGILSLSQSLSYFYKNFLPDQAFELKGISNQKEFLEEIFEIKVPVKFKDDEIEFWNELIKEVGRYNRKGLTIEGIFLRHFNFRSIEKLTPKEFLDCYLKTNDYYERWLIRNLFLALDKFKSSYLHKCFERLEELKEEDLIEKLWLEIFQLPSETPTKDVFSERKEFLNYIHKNLNFSARFVEEKLYNELDNIKSYPLKKKLEYLTNITFTERKYLISELKNVDIQEIQRLLPNLKDVYPELAYYLDWELIKPDNEVDNWILEYFKEYNYSKIRHSKSLKIEELINNKNRNKSTFSDWYYSLPKAKIEEEIKYVWIDGLGAEWFSLVVHLLNKYGKEKGKIVKNKLLTRVNLPSITECNRYEFEKVGNLDKHIHNQNPYKYPDDLIKEFELVEKIIKEIIEMQYEKIGILSDHGFSFLCLKDFGNFKRLDLPNTEHEGRCMWIDEVNYKEDEYFIVWNIDEGNCRGRKVLVALKHVSLNNTPYREVHGGATPEEVLVPYIVIETEKDKTEYEIELINSEVWITNPVVQFKIYPQPLYIPEAFLNERSLNVSYEKEDDIYKIDLRGLKVGEHTIVLKIGDKDYQIKVTIIGGFKERDLL; this is encoded by the coding sequence ATGGGAGTAGAAGATTTTCATTCTCTTAAAGAATTGTATGCTCGAATAAAGCAGGATAAGAATTCTAAAATGCCCTCTGACAGAAGATTTCCGGTAAGGTTAATCTTCCTTAATTCTTTCGAAGAATTACGAGAAATTATTAGATTTCTAGTTAAAAATTGTAATGTTGAAAGTAGAGAAATAACGGAACTCCTATCTGATAAAAATAGATGGCTAACAACAGATGAAATAGTAAATTGGATAAGGGAAATATCTAACAATGCTGTTGTGGTTCCACTATCAGAATTTCTGAGATTTCAAAGTAAAGAAGATTTTTATATAACTTTAAAAAGCCTAACTGAAATTGAAAAGCAAAACAATATAAGAATCTATATACCCTTAGTTGGTTTGTGGGAGAGATTTGAACAAGAGTTCTGGACTAACTTTTACAGAAAGGAAGAATGGGCATCAGTTTGGAAGTTAGAAACATCTTCTCAAAAAACAATTATATATCAAATAAATTTTGATTTAGATTATAAGAATCTTCTCTTAGAAAACTTTGTATTAGTATCTACTACTGAAGAATGGTTAAGTGTTTGGAAAAGAGAGAATGTGAAAGGTATCCTATCCCTGTCCCAATCCTTGTCATATTTTTATAAAAATTTTCTCCCAGATCAAGCATTCGAGTTAAAGGGGATTTCAAATCAAAAAGAATTTCTTGAAGAGATTTTTGAAATCAAAGTTCCGGTAAAGTTTAAAGATGACGAAATAGAGTTTTGGAACGAACTCATAAAGGAGGTAGGCAGATACAATAGAAAAGGATTAACCATAGAAGGTATATTTTTAAGACATTTTAATTTTAGAAGTATAGAAAAATTAACACCTAAAGAATTTCTCGATTGCTATTTGAAAACTAATGATTATTATGAAAGATGGTTAATCAGAAACCTCTTCTTAGCTTTAGATAAGTTTAAGTCTTCCTATTTACACAAATGTTTCGAAAGACTGGAAGAATTAAAAGAGGAGGATTTAATAGAAAAACTATGGTTGGAGATATTTCAGCTACCTTCTGAAACACCAACTAAGGATGTTTTTTCCGAGAGAAAGGAATTTTTAAACTACATACATAAGAATCTCAACTTCTCAGCTCGATTTGTAGAAGAGAAACTTTATAATGAACTTGATAATATAAAAAGCTACCCGTTGAAGAAAAAGCTCGAATATTTAACCAACATAACATTTACTGAGAGGAAATACCTAATTTCTGAACTAAAAAATGTTGATATCCAAGAAATTCAAAGACTTCTTCCTAACTTAAAAGATGTTTATCCAGAATTGGCTTACTATTTAGATTGGGAGTTAATAAAGCCCGATAACGAAGTGGATAATTGGATACTTGAATATTTTAAAGAGTACAATTATTCAAAAATAAGGCATAGTAAATCTCTAAAAATAGAAGAACTAATTAATAACAAAAACAGAAATAAGTCTACTTTTTCAGATTGGTATTATTCTTTGCCTAAAGCAAAAATAGAAGAGGAGATTAAATATGTGTGGATAGATGGGTTAGGAGCGGAATGGTTTTCATTAGTAGTTCATCTGCTCAATAAATATGGAAAAGAAAAAGGAAAAATCGTAAAAAATAAGTTACTTACGCGGGTAAATTTGCCAAGCATTACAGAATGCAATAGATACGAATTTGAAAAAGTTGGAAATTTAGATAAGCACATCCATAATCAAAATCCATATAAATATCCAGATGATCTAATCAAAGAATTTGAACTCGTAGAAAAAATAATAAAAGAAATTATTGAGATGCAATATGAAAAAATTGGCATCCTTTCAGATCACGGATTCAGTTTTTTGTGTTTGAAGGATTTTGGTAATTTTAAAAGACTCGATTTGCCAAACACTGAACATGAGGGAAGATGTATGTGGATCGACGAGGTAAATTACAAAGAGGACGAATATTTTATTGTGTGGAACATTGATGAGGGGAATTGCCGGGGTAGAAAGGTCCTTGTTGCATTGAAACATGTTTCATTAAATAATACTCCTTATAGAGAGGTTCATGGAGGGGCCACTCCTGAAGAAGTTTTAGTACCTTATATTGTAATAGAAACTGAAAAAGACAAAACTGAATATGAAATTGAACTTATTAATTCTGAGGTCTGGATAACTAATCCTGTAGTTCAATTTAAAATATACCCACAGCCTTTGTATATTCCTGAAGCTTTTCTCAATGAGCGATCATTGAATGTGTCTTACGAGAAAGAGGATGATATCTATAAGATAGATCTAAGAGGCTTAAAAGTTGGAGAACACACGATAGTATTGAAAATAGGAGATAAGGACTACCAAATAAAGGTAACTATTATAGGAGGATTTAAGGAGAGGGATCTACTATGA
- a CDS encoding phosphoadenosine phosphosulfate reductase family protein, with translation MYKVIWDSTNNGIILTNSNRRDQTITPPRPVFFEELDLLGFNKFWDYPKVQEPLLWAIGRRYYYKGVLVAEAKGGNIFEPPEIVLTEKGQNFKLEPIDVTKVIEKNKESLFVLENEALDFIEHTYKVYKRKRFLFAVAYSGGKDSQVVLDLVTRIIPPDDLVVIFSDTTMEISYTYENVEKTKKEYEKRYPGLKFYTAKPPKPAIEFWSDFGPPSRIHRWCCTVIKTAPFHKLIKDEFINTKNDKFKIIVFEGVRTEESEKRSHYSRIAKNVKHLMTVNARPVLYWNTSEIFLYLFFRNLLLNRGYRTGLSRVGCSVCPFSSEWTEFVLGKLEEDIGGYFSLLKKYAESMGLKEEGQINRYISNGEWKKRSGGRGLNKDSDVRFITDHSSIKSIMLNPKEDFLEWSKTIGEVMYKKGPAGNIYGELKIKNSVIPFELNIKKNKTSITFYDVGSNIDLISKVKKVSYKTAFCIHCGACEIECPTGALNVIPKVKINSGLCTHCGNCINFVEKGCLVAKSVHENIGGVSMKKRTGGIDKYSTFGLREEWLNAFFNFGEEWLEENNLGPKQIPAVLHWLIDAELIYPKSKRTTPLSKYLRKIYTKDSLFVWEIIWNNMYYNSQVIRWYNEQISWGSIITKKDLKEKISLAYPNLSRGTLSNPIDAMVNMFDNSPLGLELKIGLLDKKGRVVKSIKKIGTDDVHPLAVAYSLYKAAEHIGRRDFTVSELYTKEFKGGPYKLFGISKDKLERILRGLQEDKEEILRVDLVADLDNIYLREDLTSLDIVKIAEVRLK, from the coding sequence ATGTATAAGGTAATATGGGATTCAACTAATAATGGAATCATATTAACAAACAGTAATAGGAGAGATCAGACAATAACTCCCCCTCGTCCAGTATTCTTTGAAGAGTTGGATCTATTAGGTTTTAATAAATTTTGGGACTATCCTAAAGTTCAAGAGCCTCTGCTCTGGGCGATTGGAAGAAGATATTACTATAAAGGAGTGCTTGTAGCCGAGGCTAAAGGAGGCAACATATTTGAACCTCCTGAAATAGTACTCACCGAAAAAGGACAAAATTTCAAGTTGGAACCAATAGATGTTACTAAGGTGATTGAAAAAAATAAAGAATCTTTATTTGTTCTAGAGAATGAAGCTTTGGATTTTATAGAGCATACATATAAAGTCTATAAAAGGAAAAGATTCTTATTTGCTGTAGCTTATAGTGGAGGAAAAGATTCACAGGTGGTGTTAGACCTTGTAACAAGAATTATACCTCCAGATGATTTAGTAGTTATATTTTCAGATACTACTATGGAAATTTCATATACCTATGAGAATGTAGAAAAAACTAAAAAAGAATACGAAAAACGATATCCTGGATTGAAATTTTATACTGCAAAACCACCTAAACCAGCGATAGAGTTTTGGAGTGATTTTGGTCCACCAAGCAGAATTCACAGGTGGTGTTGCACAGTAATCAAGACGGCACCGTTCCACAAACTTATAAAAGATGAGTTTATAAATACTAAAAATGATAAATTCAAAATCATAGTTTTTGAAGGGGTGAGAACCGAAGAGAGTGAGAAAAGATCACACTATAGCAGGATAGCAAAAAATGTCAAACACCTTATGACAGTAAATGCAAGGCCCGTACTCTATTGGAATACATCAGAGATATTCCTATATCTTTTTTTCAGAAATCTTTTATTGAATCGAGGATATCGAACGGGTTTATCCAGAGTAGGATGTTCAGTATGTCCCTTTTCATCTGAATGGACGGAATTTGTCTTGGGTAAGTTGGAAGAAGATATCGGGGGATATTTTAGTTTATTAAAGAAATATGCTGAATCCATGGGGTTAAAAGAAGAAGGACAAATAAACAGGTATATTTCTAATGGTGAGTGGAAAAAGAGATCTGGAGGGAGGGGACTCAACAAAGACTCAGATGTAAGATTTATTACCGATCATAGTTCTATTAAATCCATTATGTTGAATCCAAAGGAAGATTTTTTGGAGTGGAGTAAAACTATAGGAGAAGTAATGTACAAGAAGGGTCCAGCAGGAAATATTTATGGAGAATTGAAGATTAAAAATTCCGTGATTCCCTTTGAATTAAATATAAAAAAGAATAAAACATCAATAACTTTTTATGATGTGGGATCAAATATTGATTTAATTAGTAAGGTTAAGAAAGTCTCATATAAAACTGCCTTTTGCATCCATTGTGGCGCTTGTGAAATAGAATGCCCCACAGGTGCTTTGAATGTGATACCAAAAGTTAAAATAAATAGTGGTTTATGTACTCATTGTGGAAACTGTATTAATTTTGTTGAAAAAGGATGCTTGGTGGCCAAATCTGTACATGAAAATATTGGAGGTGTGTCTATGAAAAAAAGAACAGGGGGAATAGATAAATATTCTACCTTTGGTCTTAGAGAAGAGTGGTTAAATGCATTTTTTAATTTTGGGGAAGAATGGTTAGAAGAAAATAACTTAGGTCCCAAACAAATACCCGCAGTGCTTCATTGGCTTATTGATGCAGAGTTAATATATCCTAAAAGCAAAAGAACCACACCCCTAAGCAAGTATCTGAGAAAAATATATACTAAAGATAGTTTGTTTGTATGGGAAATAATTTGGAACAATATGTATTACAACTCCCAAGTAATTAGATGGTATAATGAACAAATTAGTTGGGGATCAATAATTACTAAAAAAGATTTGAAAGAAAAAATTAGTTTGGCTTATCCCAACCTAAGCAGAGGTACACTAAGTAATCCAATAGATGCTATGGTTAATATGTTTGACAATTCTCCCTTGGGATTGGAACTAAAAATTGGCCTCTTAGATAAAAAGGGGAGAGTTGTAAAATCTATTAAAAAAATTGGCACAGATGATGTTCATCCATTGGCAGTTGCGTACAGCCTTTATAAAGCAGCAGAACATATTGGAAGGAGAGATTTTACAGTATCTGAATTATATACGAAAGAATTCAAAGGCGGACCATATAAATTATTTGGAATTTCAAAAGACAAATTAGAAAGAATTTTAAGAGGACTTCAAGAAGATAAAGAAGAGATTTTAAGAGTTGACTTAGTAGCTGACTTGGATAACATTTACCTAAGAGAAGACCTTACATCTTTGGATATAGTAAAAATTGCGGAGGTGAGATTAAAATGA
- a CDS encoding DUF4406 domain-containing protein gives METEDMKLVFTAMSKHTFYFRQHISRFVLEHNCVPLNPFMLFDYFLLDTVDRDMVRNANNNLVKRCDELWVFGPISDGVQREIELAESLNKPVRYFEVIDSREIREISRDEVEFEV, from the coding sequence ATGGAAACAGAGGATATGAAACTTGTATTCACGGCCATGTCAAAGCACACATTTTATTTCAGGCAACACATTTCTAGGTTTGTGCTTGAGCACAACTGCGTGCCTTTAAATCCCTTCATGCTCTTTGATTATTTCCTGCTTGATACCGTGGATAGGGACATGGTGAGAAACGCCAACAACAATCTTGTGAAGAGGTGTGATGAGCTCTGGGTATTTGGACCCATAAGCGATGGAGTGCAGAGAGAAATAGAACTTGCAGAGTCGTTAAACAAGCCGGTAAGATATTTTGAGGTAATAGATAGCAGGGAAATAAGGGAAATTTCCAGGGATGAGGTCGAGTTCGAAGTGTGA